The following are from one region of the Actinomycetes bacterium genome:
- a CDS encoding ATP-binding cassette domain-containing protein — MPEATVSLRGAAKSYRGTPALTGVDFDLQVGVVGLLGPNGAGKSTLLRVLATVLGVDDGSVRILGRDPSVGRERTEIRRRLGYLPQELGYPRGFTAYGFLDYLAVLKEWDDPDRRRAEVRRVLEQVGLGDQSGRRIRALSGGQKRRVGLAQALLGSPDLLILDEPTTGLDPEQRVSLRTVLAEVGRTSTVLVATHQTEDVAALCERVVVLDDGAVRFDGSVRDLVQAAAGRVWLSDAPDPAARTSWRTGSGRYRNLGSAPAGAEIAEPSLEDAYLLLRGVSADSDVAA; from the coding sequence ATGCCTGAAGCAACCGTCTCCCTGCGCGGAGCGGCGAAGTCCTACCGCGGCACCCCGGCGCTGACCGGCGTCGACTTCGACCTCCAGGTCGGCGTCGTGGGGCTGCTCGGTCCCAACGGAGCCGGCAAGTCGACTCTGCTGCGCGTGCTCGCGACGGTCCTCGGCGTGGACGACGGCAGCGTGCGGATCCTCGGCCGGGACCCGTCGGTCGGCCGGGAGCGCACCGAGATCCGGCGGCGGCTCGGCTACCTGCCGCAGGAGCTCGGGTATCCGCGCGGCTTCACGGCCTACGGCTTCCTCGACTACCTCGCCGTCCTCAAGGAGTGGGACGACCCGGACCGGCGGCGGGCCGAGGTCCGGAGGGTCCTCGAGCAGGTCGGTCTCGGCGACCAGTCCGGCCGGCGGATCCGTGCCCTGTCCGGGGGCCAGAAGCGGCGGGTCGGCCTCGCCCAGGCGCTGCTCGGCTCGCCGGACCTGCTGATCCTCGACGAGCCCACGACCGGGCTCGACCCGGAGCAGCGGGTCTCGTTGCGCACCGTCCTCGCGGAGGTCGGCCGGACCTCCACCGTGCTCGTCGCCACCCACCAGACGGAAGACGTCGCCGCTCTGTGCGAGCGTGTCGTGGTCCTCGACGACGGTGCTGTGCGGTTCGACGGATCGGTCCGCGATCTCGTGCAGGCCGCGGCGGGACGCGTGTGGCTGTCCGACGCCCCTGACCCCGCCGCTCGTACGTCGTGGCGCACCGGCAGCGGGCGCTACCGCAACCTCGGGTCGGCGCCGGCCGGGGCGGAGATCGCCGAGCCCTCCTTGGAGGACGCCTACCTGCTCCTGCGGGGCGTCAGCGCCGACTCGGATGTGGCGGCATGA
- a CDS encoding 16S rRNA (uracil(1498)-N(3))-methyltransferase, whose product MSAPLFVVPSGRLVPGLVVVDGAEGRHAATVTRIAPGETVVLTDGSGRRGEGVVVSAGRDLVEVEVAEVVVEPAPQPRFVVVQALPKGDRGELAVETLTEIGVDVVVPWAASRCVTRWRDARGDKALAKWRTSARTAAKQSRRSRFPEVTGLVTTAEVTALLAAAALGGVLHESATQPLAAVELPVEGDVVVVVGPEGGLADDELAAFRGAGAAAYRFGDTVLRTSTAGTAALAVLSTKVRWR is encoded by the coding sequence GTGAGTGCGCCGCTCTTCGTTGTGCCGTCCGGCCGGCTGGTCCCGGGCCTGGTCGTCGTCGACGGTGCCGAAGGGCGGCACGCCGCCACGGTGACCAGGATCGCCCCCGGCGAGACGGTGGTGCTCACCGACGGCTCGGGCCGCCGTGGCGAGGGCGTCGTCGTGTCGGCCGGGCGCGACCTGGTCGAGGTCGAGGTCGCCGAGGTGGTCGTCGAGCCGGCTCCGCAGCCGCGCTTCGTCGTCGTGCAGGCGTTGCCCAAGGGTGACCGCGGTGAGCTCGCCGTCGAGACCCTGACCGAGATCGGCGTCGACGTGGTCGTGCCGTGGGCGGCGTCCCGGTGCGTGACCCGCTGGCGCGACGCGCGGGGCGACAAGGCGCTCGCCAAGTGGCGTACGTCCGCCAGGACCGCCGCCAAGCAGTCGCGGCGCAGCCGGTTCCCCGAGGTGACCGGGCTGGTCACGACGGCGGAGGTGACCGCGTTGCTGGCCGCCGCGGCCCTCGGCGGGGTGCTGCACGAGTCTGCGACCCAGCCGCTGGCCGCGGTCGAACTGCCGGTGGAGGGTGACGTCGTCGTTGTCGTCGGGCCGGAGGGCGGGCTGGCCGACGACGAGCTGGCTGCCTTCCGCGGAGCGGGCGCCGCGGCGTACCGCTTCGGGGACACGGTGCTGCGCACCTCGACGGCCGGCACGGCCGCTCTGGCCGTGCTCTCCACGAAGGTCCGGTGGCGCTAG
- the dnaJ gene encoding molecular chaperone DnaJ: MAAQSADYYEVLGVSRDATPEDIKKAYRRLARQLHPDVNPGEEERFKEVTKAYEVLSDPRKRELHDLGGDPFSTGGGFGSGFGFSDIMDAFFGAGAGAARGPRPRQRRGQDALIHLEVDLAEATFGATRDLQVDTAATCPTCQGAGTAAGTSPRTCEICQGRGEVQQVTRSFLGQVMTSRPCANCQGFGTVIPQPCPDCGGDGRVRTRRTLSVKVPPGVDAGTRIQLAGEGEAGPGGGPAGDLFVEIVERPHPTFQRQGDDLHCTVTVPMTAAALGTTVTLETLDGPRPVEVRAGTQSGHAVTLAALGVAHLRRQGRGDLVVHVDVQTPTRIDAEQEELLRKLASLRGEDGPDVGQVASARQGFFNRLRDAFNER; encoded by the coding sequence GTGGCGGCCCAGAGCGCGGACTACTACGAGGTCCTCGGCGTCTCCCGCGACGCCACTCCCGAGGACATCAAGAAGGCCTACCGCCGGTTGGCCCGGCAGCTGCACCCCGACGTCAACCCCGGCGAGGAGGAGCGCTTCAAGGAGGTCACCAAGGCCTACGAGGTGCTCTCCGACCCGCGCAAGCGCGAGCTGCACGACCTCGGCGGCGACCCGTTCTCCACCGGTGGCGGCTTCGGGTCGGGCTTCGGCTTCTCCGACATCATGGACGCATTCTTCGGCGCCGGGGCGGGTGCCGCGCGGGGCCCGCGGCCTCGGCAGCGCCGCGGCCAGGACGCCCTCATCCACCTCGAGGTCGACCTCGCCGAGGCGACCTTCGGCGCCACCCGCGACCTGCAGGTCGACACGGCGGCGACCTGCCCCACCTGCCAGGGCGCCGGCACGGCCGCCGGCACGTCGCCGCGCACCTGCGAGATCTGCCAGGGTCGCGGCGAGGTGCAGCAGGTCACCCGCAGCTTCCTCGGCCAGGTGATGACGTCGCGGCCGTGCGCCAACTGCCAGGGCTTCGGCACGGTCATCCCGCAGCCGTGCCCGGACTGCGGCGGCGACGGCCGGGTCCGCACCCGGAGGACCCTGTCGGTCAAGGTGCCGCCCGGTGTCGACGCCGGCACCCGGATCCAGCTGGCCGGTGAGGGTGAGGCCGGCCCTGGCGGCGGTCCCGCCGGAGACCTGTTCGTCGAGATCGTCGAGCGCCCGCACCCGACCTTCCAGCGCCAGGGCGACGACCTGCACTGCACGGTCACGGTGCCGATGACGGCGGCGGCCCTCGGCACGACCGTGACCCTGGAGACGCTCGACGGGCCGCGGCCGGTCGAGGTGCGCGCCGGCACCCAGTCCGGCCATGCGGTCACGCTCGCCGCGTTGGGTGTGGCGCACCTGCGCCGGCAGGGACGCGGCGACCTGGTCGTGCACGTCGACGTGCAGACACCGACCCGCATCGACGCCGAGCAGGAGGAGCTGCTGCGCAAGCTCGCCTCGCTGCGCGGCGAGGACGGGCCCGACGTCGGCCAGGTGGCCAGCGCCCGCCAGGGATTCTTCAACCGCCTGCGCGACGCCTTCAACGAGCGCTGA
- the hrcA gene encoding heat-inducible transcriptional repressor HrcA: protein MLEDRKLDVLRAIVEDYVSTQEPVGSKALVERHNLGVSPATIRNDMAALEDEGYIAQPHTSAGRIPTDKGYRLFVDRLSAVKPLSTAERRAIQSFLDGAMDLDDIVTRTVRLLSQLTQQVAVVQYPSLSRSSVRHVELVPLATSRLLVVLITTTGRVEQRVVETPVEVGDVLLGELRAQLNAETVGQRLSDAAGRLADLPERFTADNRPAVQAVLSALLESLVEQHEDRIVLGGTANLARFGPDFPLTIRPVLEALEEQMVLLRLLGEASDLSALTVRIGHENPHEALAATSVVSVGYGSENEALAKLGVLGPTRMDYPGTMGAVRAVARYVGRIVGDG, encoded by the coding sequence GTGCTCGAGGACCGCAAGCTCGACGTGCTGCGCGCGATCGTCGAGGACTACGTGTCGACCCAGGAGCCGGTGGGCTCCAAGGCCCTGGTCGAGCGGCACAACCTGGGCGTCTCGCCCGCGACGATCCGCAACGACATGGCGGCGCTCGAGGACGAGGGCTACATCGCGCAGCCGCACACCAGTGCCGGGCGCATCCCCACCGACAAGGGTTACCGGCTCTTCGTCGACCGGCTCTCGGCGGTCAAGCCGCTCTCGACCGCGGAGCGGCGGGCCATCCAGTCGTTCCTCGACGGCGCGATGGACCTCGACGACATCGTCACCCGCACCGTGCGCCTGCTCTCGCAGCTGACCCAGCAGGTTGCCGTCGTGCAGTACCCCTCGCTGTCGCGCTCCAGCGTGCGGCACGTCGAGCTTGTGCCGCTGGCCACCTCCCGGCTGCTGGTCGTCCTGATCACGACGACCGGCCGGGTCGAGCAGCGCGTGGTCGAGACGCCGGTCGAGGTGGGCGACGTGCTGCTCGGCGAGCTGCGCGCCCAGCTCAACGCCGAGACCGTCGGCCAGCGGCTCTCCGACGCCGCCGGCCGGCTGGCAGACCTGCCGGAGCGCTTCACGGCCGACAACCGCCCGGCCGTGCAGGCCGTGCTGTCGGCGCTGCTCGAGAGCCTGGTGGAGCAGCACGAGGACCGCATCGTGCTCGGCGGCACCGCCAACCTGGCCCGCTTCGGGCCCGACTTCCCGCTGACGATCCGACCGGTGCTCGAGGCGCTCGAGGAGCAGATGGTGCTGCTGCGGCTGCTGGGCGAGGCCAGCGACCTGTCGGCGCTGACGGTGCGCATCGGGCACGAGAACCCGCACGAGGCGCTGGCCGCGACGTCGGTGGTCAGCGTGGGCTACGGCTCCGAGAACGAGGCGCTGGCCAAGCTCGGCGTCCTCGGGCCGACCCGGATGGACTACCCCGGAACGATGGGAGCAGTGCGCGCAGTGGCTCGCTACGTCGGCAGGATCGTGGGGGACGGCTGA
- a CDS encoding GH1 family beta-glucosidase, producing the protein MTETTPTTTSTSTPTTSLTFPAGFSWGAATAAFQIEGATHEDGRTDSVWDTFARTPGKVLGGDTGDPACDHYHRMPQDVALLAELNLDTYRFSTSWARVRPDGGPPNQKGLDFYSRLVDELLAKGIRPWLTLYHWDLPQALEDQGGWTSRDTAYRFADYAQTVHDALGDRVPTWTTLNEPYCAALLGYAGGQHAPGRTEPRAAVAAVHHLLLAHGLGVQVLRDAGVGGETGSVGITLNLLPVSPADHASAADVDVARRVDGLQNRIWLDPVLRGRYPDDVLEDLAPYGVREVVQDGDLETIGAPIDVLGVNYYFTFTMRAAEQPRLPSEWVGAETATDTPEGLPVTAMGWEVEPSGLRDMLLRLQDEYPGTPLVVTENGAAFDDEVAPDGAVHDEDRRSYLEGHLRAAHEAIEAGVDLRGYLAWSLLDNFEWAFGYSRRFGIVRVDYETQERTVKDSARWYAEVARRNGF; encoded by the coding sequence GTGACGGAGACCACGCCGACGACGACATCGACATCGACACCGACGACATCGCTGACCTTCCCCGCCGGCTTCTCGTGGGGCGCGGCGACGGCCGCCTTCCAGATCGAGGGCGCGACGCATGAGGACGGCCGCACCGACTCGGTGTGGGACACCTTCGCCCGCACGCCCGGCAAGGTGCTCGGCGGCGACACCGGCGACCCCGCCTGCGACCACTACCACCGGATGCCGCAGGACGTCGCGCTGCTCGCCGAGCTGAACCTGGACACCTACCGCTTCTCCACGTCGTGGGCCCGGGTGCGCCCGGACGGCGGCCCGCCCAACCAGAAGGGCCTCGACTTCTACTCGCGGCTGGTCGACGAGCTGCTGGCCAAGGGCATCAGGCCGTGGCTCACGCTCTACCACTGGGACCTGCCCCAGGCGCTCGAGGACCAGGGCGGCTGGACCAGCCGCGACACCGCCTACCGCTTCGCGGACTACGCCCAGACCGTCCACGACGCCCTCGGCGACCGGGTGCCGACCTGGACCACCCTCAACGAGCCCTACTGCGCCGCCCTGCTCGGCTACGCCGGCGGCCAGCACGCCCCGGGGCGCACCGAGCCGCGCGCTGCCGTGGCCGCCGTGCACCACCTGCTGCTGGCACACGGGCTGGGCGTCCAGGTGCTGCGCGACGCCGGCGTCGGTGGCGAGACCGGCAGCGTGGGCATCACGCTCAATCTCCTGCCGGTCTCGCCGGCCGACCACGCGTCGGCGGCCGACGTCGACGTCGCGCGGCGGGTCGACGGGCTGCAGAACCGGATCTGGCTGGACCCTGTCCTGCGCGGCCGCTACCCGGACGACGTGCTCGAGGACCTCGCGCCGTACGGAGTGAGGGAAGTGGTGCAGGACGGCGACCTGGAGACCATCGGCGCACCGATCGACGTGCTCGGCGTCAACTACTACTTCACCTTCACGATGCGTGCGGCCGAGCAGCCGCGGCTGCCGTCGGAGTGGGTCGGCGCGGAGACCGCCACGGACACACCCGAGGGGCTGCCGGTCACCGCGATGGGCTGGGAGGTCGAACCGAGCGGCCTGCGCGACATGCTCCTGCGGCTGCAGGACGAGTACCCCGGCACGCCTCTCGTCGTCACCGAGAACGGCGCCGCGTTCGACGACGAGGTGGCCCCTGACGGCGCGGTCCACGACGAGGACCGGCGGTCCTACCTCGAGGGGCACCTGCGGGCCGCTCACGAGGCGATCGAGGCCGGCGTCGACCTGCGCGGCTACCTCGCCTGGTCGCTGCTGGACAACTTCGAGTGGGCGTTCGGCTACTCCAGGCGCTTCGGCATCGTGCGCGTCGACTACGAGACGCAGGAGCGCACGGTGAAGGACAGCGCCCGCTGGTACGCCGAGGTGGCCCGCCGCAACGGGTTCTAG
- a CDS encoding DUF3097 family protein — protein MDRYPVDVLAQPRPGRRALSQVAADTDLVVEDAETGFCGAVVRWEKTPGGPTVTLEDRHGRHRVFPAGVGFLVEGRPVELVRPAAAAGPKAAPARRTASGSVAAPSARARVARASRIYVEGRHDAELVEKVWGDDLRVAGVVVEHLGGVDDLAAEVRGFAPGPGRRLGVLVDHLVPGTKEWRIAESVSSPHVLVLGHPYVDVWAAVRPSVLRIDSWPDVPRGTPWKEGVCAALGWPCATAADTAAAWRRILGAVRTYADLEPSLLGRVEELIDFVTGAVPVDEKG, from the coding sequence GTGGACCGCTACCCGGTTGACGTGCTGGCGCAGCCGCGCCCGGGTCGCCGCGCGCTGTCGCAGGTCGCGGCCGACACCGACCTGGTCGTCGAGGACGCCGAGACCGGCTTCTGCGGCGCGGTCGTGCGGTGGGAGAAGACGCCCGGCGGGCCGACCGTGACCCTCGAGGACCGGCACGGCAGGCACCGGGTCTTCCCGGCCGGGGTGGGCTTCCTCGTCGAAGGCCGGCCGGTCGAGCTGGTCCGTCCCGCGGCGGCTGCGGGCCCGAAGGCTGCGCCGGCGCGACGTACCGCCTCGGGGTCGGTCGCCGCACCGAGCGCGCGGGCCCGCGTGGCGCGCGCCAGCCGCATCTACGTCGAGGGCCGGCACGACGCCGAGCTGGTCGAGAAGGTGTGGGGAGACGACCTGCGGGTCGCGGGCGTCGTCGTCGAGCACCTCGGCGGCGTGGACGACCTGGCCGCCGAGGTCCGCGGCTTCGCCCCCGGCCCGGGCCGACGGCTCGGCGTGCTCGTCGACCACCTGGTCCCGGGCACCAAGGAGTGGCGGATCGCCGAGTCGGTGAGCTCGCCGCACGTCCTGGTGCTGGGCCACCCGTACGTCGACGTCTGGGCGGCGGTGCGCCCCTCGGTCCTCCGGATCGACAGCTGGCCCGACGTGCCCCGCGGGACGCCGTGGAAGGAGGGCGTGTGCGCCGCCCTGGGCTGGCCCTGCGCGACCGCCGCCGACACGGCCGCCGCCTGGCGGCGCATCCTGGGAGCGGTGCGCACCTACGCCGACCTCGAGCCGAGCCTGCTCGGCCGGGTCGAGGAGCTGATCGACTTCGTGACCGGCGCCGTGCCGGTGGACGAGAAGGGATGA
- a CDS encoding DUF4870 domain-containing protein, whose product MTQPPEPPPESTPRPPEPTPPPPGPPPGEAPYGQPSAGQPPAGQPGWQGQGAGFPEHQAAGQGQLSPADERTWGMLAHLSALLAAFVALAFLGPLLVMLIQGPKSEFVRRQSVEALNFQITTYIAAIISAILIVLLIGLILLPIVGIAWLVLTIMAGLAANRGEDYRYPFNIRLVK is encoded by the coding sequence ATGACCCAGCCACCAGAGCCGCCCCCCGAGTCGACGCCCCGACCTCCGGAGCCGACGCCACCGCCTCCTGGGCCACCTCCCGGCGAGGCGCCGTACGGTCAGCCGTCAGCCGGTCAGCCGCCGGCCGGTCAGCCGGGGTGGCAGGGGCAGGGCGCCGGGTTCCCCGAGCACCAGGCGGCCGGACAGGGCCAGCTCAGCCCGGCCGACGAGCGGACGTGGGGCATGCTCGCCCACCTCTCCGCGCTGCTGGCCGCGTTCGTCGCGCTGGCCTTCCTCGGACCGTTGCTCGTCATGCTGATCCAGGGCCCGAAGTCGGAGTTCGTGCGCCGTCAGTCGGTCGAGGCGCTCAACTTCCAGATCACGACCTACATCGCGGCGATCATCAGCGCGATCCTCATCGTGCTGCTGATCGGCCTGATCCTGCTGCCCATCGTCGGCATCGCCTGGCTGGTGCTGACCATCATGGCCGGGCTGGCCGCCAACCGGGGCGAGGACTACCGCTACCCGTTCAACATCCGCCTGGTGAAGTAG
- the hemW gene encoding radical SAM family heme chaperone HemW: protein MPSALPEGEDAPRDGALPGSALAGLGTRPFGVYVHVPFCATRCGYCDFNTYTATELGGGASQAAYAGTAVEEVRLARRVLGDADVAAATVFLGGGTPTLLPPGDLARLLGAVRDELGVRPDAEVTTEANPDSVDLADLERLREAGFTRVSFGMQSAVPHVLATLDRTHDPDRVPRVVAWARAAGFDGVSLDLIYGTPGESLEDWRTSLAAALDCRPDHLSAYALVVEEGTRLAAQVRRGEVPAPDDDDLADRYLLADEVLAAAGLQWYEVSNWSTTPDQRARHNEGYWLGHDWWGVGPGAHSHVGGTRWWNVRHPAAYAARLAETVSPALAREVLDEGSRRVERVLLGIRLRAGHPLEDLSSVGRAAAERAVSEGLLDPAAHENGRAALTLRGRLLADAVVRDLVD from the coding sequence GTGCCGTCCGCGCTGCCCGAGGGTGAGGACGCCCCGCGCGACGGGGCGCTCCCCGGGTCGGCCCTGGCCGGCCTCGGCACGCGGCCCTTCGGGGTGTACGTCCACGTGCCCTTCTGCGCCACCCGCTGCGGCTACTGCGACTTCAACACCTACACCGCGACCGAGCTGGGCGGCGGGGCCTCGCAGGCCGCCTACGCCGGGACGGCCGTCGAGGAGGTGCGGCTGGCCCGCCGGGTGCTCGGCGACGCGGACGTCGCGGCCGCGACGGTCTTCCTGGGCGGCGGCACGCCGACCCTGCTGCCGCCGGGCGACCTGGCCCGGCTCCTCGGCGCGGTCCGCGACGAGCTGGGGGTGCGCCCGGACGCCGAGGTGACGACCGAGGCCAACCCGGACAGCGTCGACCTGGCCGACCTCGAGCGACTGCGCGAGGCCGGCTTCACCCGGGTGTCGTTCGGCATGCAGTCGGCCGTGCCGCACGTCCTCGCGACGCTGGACCGCACGCACGACCCGGACCGGGTGCCGCGGGTCGTCGCCTGGGCGCGCGCAGCGGGGTTCGACGGGGTGAGCCTGGACCTCATCTACGGCACCCCCGGGGAGTCGCTCGAGGACTGGCGGACCAGCCTGGCCGCCGCCCTGGACTGCCGGCCGGACCACCTCAGTGCGTACGCGCTCGTGGTCGAGGAGGGCACCCGGCTCGCGGCGCAGGTCCGCCGCGGCGAGGTGCCCGCGCCCGACGACGACGACCTCGCCGACCGCTACCTGCTCGCCGACGAGGTGCTCGCCGCCGCCGGCCTGCAGTGGTACGAGGTCAGCAACTGGTCCACGACGCCGGACCAGAGAGCTCGGCACAACGAGGGCTACTGGCTCGGCCACGACTGGTGGGGTGTCGGCCCCGGGGCGCATAGCCACGTCGGCGGCACCCGCTGGTGGAACGTCCGGCACCCGGCCGCCTACGCCGCACGGCTGGCCGAGACGGTGAGCCCGGCGCTCGCCCGCGAGGTGCTGGACGAGGGCTCACGGCGGGTCGAACGGGTGCTGCTCGGCATCCGGCTGCGCGCGGGACACCCGCTCGAGGACCTGTCGTCCGTCGGCCGCGCCGCCGCGGAGCGCGCGGTGTCCGAGGGCCTCCTCGACCCGGCCGCGCACGAGAACGGCCGCGCAGCGTTGACACTGCGCGGCCGTCTCCTGGCGGACGCGGTGGTGCGCGACCTCGTCGACTGA